From a region of the Sminthopsis crassicaudata isolate SCR6 chromosome 6, ASM4859323v1, whole genome shotgun sequence genome:
- the LOC141547365 gene encoding LOW QUALITY PROTEIN: vomeronasal type-1 receptor 4-like (The sequence of the model RefSeq protein was modified relative to this genomic sequence to represent the inferred CDS: inserted 1 base in 1 codon), with the protein MSSQKDSLAIVYLTMLFFGVLGNMSLLYLHIHKFITAHRKRLISLIIINMAFAHVLMILCRAFSTIITNWKWLSFLDETMGKILIYLIRVTRGLSLCSTCLLSIFQAITISPSSLKWAQLKTRTQKCIPSCCMLSWIFNLLLDIAAPMNYSSPRNRSNERWRIGHISFDLQAMNIIKTLICQSVVDTLFVGLMVGSSGYMVFILHRHIKRVQHIHSINSSLRASPETRATKAVLMLVATFVCFNSVSSPFVIYIASAAEIKHWALRFTVALSMFYPIISPIVLITTDTQKPRXFCFSLMFKELFSRRTLQLKNVREKEKNQHKLG; encoded by the exons ATGAGCTCTCAAAAAGATAGTCTGGCCATTGTCTACTTGACCATGCTTTTCTTTGGAGTTCTGGGCAACATGTCCCTTCTTTATCTACACATTCACAAGTTCATCACTGCTCACAGGAAAAGACTCATCAGCCTGATCATCATAAATATGGCCTTTGCCCATGTCTTAATGATTCTTTGCAGGGCCTTCTCTACAATTATAACCAATTGGAAATGGTTATCTTTCCTAGATGAAACAATGGGTAAAATCTTAATTTATCTCATAAGAGTGACCCGAGGCCTTTCTCTTTGCAGCACCTGCCTCCTGAGTATCTTCCAGGCCATCACTATCAGCCCCAGCAGCCTTAAGTGGGCACAACTTAAAACTAGAACCCAAAAGTGTATTCCTTCCTGCTGTATGCTCAGCTGGATTTTCAATCTCCTTCTTGATATTGCTGCACCTATGAATTATAGTAGTCCAAGAAACAGAAGTAATGAAAGGTGGAGGATTGGACATATTTCTTTTGACTTACAAGCCATGAATATTATAAAAACCTTAATTTGTCAGTCAGTTGTTGATACTCTGTTTGTGGGTCTCATGGTTGGCTCAAGTGGCTATATGGTATTTATCTTGCACAGACACATCAAGAGGGTCCAACACATTCACAGCATCAACTCCTCCCTCAGAGCATCCCCTGAGACTAGAGCCACCAAAGCGGTCCTGATGCTGGTGGCCACATTTGTTTGCTTTAATTCAGTCAGTTCTCCTTTTGTTATTTACATAGCTTCTGCAGCAGAAATCAAACACTGGGCATTACGTTTCACAGTTGCACTTTCCATGTTTTATCCAATAATCAGCCCTATTGTGCTGATCACCACTGACACTCAGAAGCCCA TCTTTTGCTTCTCTCTTATGTTTAAAGAACTCTTCTCAAGAAGGACTCTCCAGTTAAAAAATgttagggaaaaggagaaaaatcagc